The following coding sequences are from one Egicoccus sp. AB-alg6-2 window:
- a CDS encoding alpha/beta fold hydrolase produces the protein MASQSGHPDDVHALYGRLDGSPLTRRYIEVDGRRVHVIEGGVGPPVVVLHGTGGPALFYRPLLERLTGVRVFAPDRPGQGLSDPGALPRRRFREAAVAWVAGLLDTLELHAPTLVGHSMGGLWSTWFALANPERVSRLVLLAGAPALPGEVAPLPYRVMGTPGLGRLVQRMAPPTAASTVRFATMVGEGATIGDHPDLIELLVATGRDPVAATTDRNEVRAVLAPHVLLVPSAFRRTFRVTEDELRVLKPPTLMIWGDREPLGSVDVARALADLVPDGRLEVYPAGHAPWLGNGERLAMLVSAFATEGSTTPAAPPDREP, from the coding sequence ATGGCGTCGCAATCCGGACACCCCGATGACGTGCACGCCCTCTACGGACGCCTGGACGGGTCCCCCCTGACGCGCAGGTACATCGAGGTCGATGGACGGCGGGTGCACGTGATCGAGGGCGGCGTCGGTCCGCCGGTCGTCGTGCTGCACGGCACCGGCGGCCCGGCGCTGTTCTACCGACCGCTGCTCGAGCGCCTCACCGGCGTGCGGGTGTTCGCACCGGATCGGCCGGGTCAGGGGCTGAGCGACCCGGGCGCTCTGCCGCGCCGCCGGTTTCGGGAAGCGGCGGTGGCGTGGGTGGCAGGGCTGCTCGACACGTTGGAGCTCCACGCACCAACGCTCGTCGGCCACTCGATGGGCGGGCTGTGGTCGACGTGGTTCGCGCTCGCCAACCCGGAGCGGGTGTCACGGCTCGTGCTCCTCGCCGGCGCGCCTGCACTGCCTGGTGAGGTGGCGCCGCTGCCCTACCGCGTGATGGGCACCCCGGGCCTCGGCCGGCTGGTGCAACGGATGGCACCGCCGACCGCAGCGTCGACCGTCAGGTTCGCCACGATGGTCGGCGAGGGAGCCACCATCGGCGACCATCCCGATCTCATCGAGCTGCTCGTGGCGACGGGCCGGGACCCGGTCGCCGCGACGACCGACCGCAACGAGGTGCGCGCGGTCCTGGCGCCCCACGTCCTGCTCGTGCCCTCGGCGTTCCGGCGCACCTTCCGGGTCACCGAGGACGAGCTGCGCGTCCTGAAACCCCCGACGCTGATGATCTGGGGCGACCGGGAACCGCTCGGTTCCGTCGACGTGGCGCGTGCCCTCGCCGACCTCGTGCCCGATGGGCGCCTCGAGGTGTACCCCGCCGGCCATGCCCCCTGGCTCGGCAACGGCGAACGGCTGGCCATGCTCGTCTCGGCCTTCGCCACGGAAGGATCGACCACGCCGGCCGCACCACCCGACCGGGAACCGTGA
- a CDS encoding response regulator: protein MIRVVIADDQALVRGGLAMILSAAPDLDVVGVAEDGAQAVRLATERTPDVMLMDVRMPVMDGLEATRRILATPGLSSKVVMLTTFDADEYVYEALTAGASGFLLKETRPEALADAVRTVVGGEALIAPSVLRRLVDQHTIGTAVAAERLSELTGREAEVLRLVGRGANNAEIARELWITEPTVKTHVTRIFRKLDLRDRAQAVVLAYESGLVTPGRTAQVQDADTSP from the coding sequence GTGATCCGCGTCGTCATCGCGGACGACCAGGCGCTGGTGCGTGGTGGGCTCGCCATGATCCTCTCGGCTGCGCCGGACCTCGACGTCGTCGGCGTGGCCGAGGACGGCGCGCAGGCGGTGCGGCTGGCGACGGAGCGCACGCCGGACGTCATGCTGATGGACGTGCGCATGCCGGTGATGGACGGACTGGAGGCGACCCGACGCATCCTCGCCACGCCGGGCCTCAGCTCGAAGGTGGTCATGCTCACGACCTTCGATGCGGACGAGTACGTCTACGAGGCACTCACGGCAGGCGCATCCGGGTTCCTGCTGAAGGAGACCCGCCCCGAAGCGCTCGCCGACGCGGTTCGCACGGTGGTCGGTGGCGAGGCACTCATTGCACCGAGCGTGCTCCGCCGGCTCGTGGACCAACACACCATCGGCACCGCGGTCGCTGCTGAACGGCTGTCCGAGCTGACCGGGCGGGAAGCGGAGGTGCTGCGGCTGGTCGGCCGGGGAGCCAACAACGCCGAGATCGCCCGGGAGCTCTGGATCACCGAACCCACGGTGAAGACCCACGTCACCCGGATCTTCCGCAAGCTCGATCTGCGGGACCGGGCGCAGGCCGTCGTGCTCGCCTACGAGTCGGGGCTCGTCACGCCCGGCAGGACGGCGCAGGTGCAGGACGCCGACACGTCGCCCTGA
- a CDS encoding sensor histidine kinase: MPVTLRRIPVPPATDVAIAVVFAVIGQAVTWHPLEVQTTWVGSRPMNAVLNLFFMATLAWRRRAPLAAVSLAVGVYLLPMLVVPHDMSFLAGGVPLILLTASAGYYSPRRRAILALVIGLMGLAAASLSTPELRSWDAFAWNTGFMLVPWLGARGMREREDRAAALATELTTERASREAARREAAAAERAHIARELHDIVAHSVSMMVIQIGAARVVLPAGAADARTPLLDAEATGRQTLDDLRRLLGVLRADPDGDLTTATGPAAPQPGLSELEALLAPVRETGLDVEVKVHGQRVVLPAALDLTAYRIVQEGLTNTLKHSGASRVTVRLTYTPTTLHIDLVDDGTAAHTDGAGHGLVGISERASLFGGSVSAGRADDGGWKVQTRLPLPAPQERHAPALPAP, from the coding sequence ATGCCCGTGACCCTGCGCCGCATCCCGGTCCCGCCCGCCACCGACGTGGCCATCGCGGTCGTGTTCGCGGTGATCGGGCAGGCGGTCACGTGGCACCCGCTCGAGGTTCAGACCACCTGGGTCGGGTCACGTCCCATGAACGCGGTCTTGAACCTGTTCTTCATGGCGACGCTCGCGTGGCGCCGCCGGGCGCCGCTGGCTGCGGTATCCCTCGCGGTGGGGGTCTATCTGCTGCCGATGCTGGTGGTGCCGCACGACATGTCGTTTCTGGCGGGGGGCGTGCCGCTGATCCTGCTGACGGCGTCGGCCGGTTACTACTCCCCGCGCCGGCGGGCCATCCTCGCGCTCGTCATCGGGCTGATGGGGTTGGCCGCGGCGTCGCTGTCCACGCCCGAACTGCGTTCGTGGGACGCCTTCGCGTGGAACACCGGTTTCATGCTCGTGCCCTGGCTGGGCGCGCGAGGCATGCGGGAACGGGAGGATCGAGCGGCGGCCCTGGCGACCGAACTCACCACCGAGCGGGCGAGCAGGGAAGCCGCGCGACGTGAGGCCGCCGCCGCGGAACGCGCCCACATCGCCCGCGAGCTGCACGACATCGTCGCCCACTCGGTCTCGATGATGGTGATCCAGATCGGGGCGGCGCGGGTGGTGCTGCCAGCGGGAGCCGCGGACGCGCGGACGCCACTGCTCGATGCCGAGGCCACCGGCCGTCAGACGCTCGACGACCTGCGTCGCCTCCTCGGGGTGCTGCGCGCCGACCCCGATGGCGATCTCACGACCGCAACGGGGCCGGCAGCGCCTCAGCCGGGCCTGTCCGAGCTGGAGGCGCTGCTCGCACCTGTCCGTGAAACCGGTCTCGACGTCGAGGTGAAGGTGCACGGGCAGCGCGTGGTACTCCCGGCCGCGCTCGACCTGACGGCGTACCGGATCGTGCAGGAGGGACTGACGAACACGCTCAAGCACAGCGGTGCGTCCCGGGTCACGGTCCGGCTCACCTACACGCCCACGACGTTGCACATCGACCTCGTCGACGACGGGACGGCCGCGCACACCGACGGGGCCGGTCATGGCCTCGTCGGCATCAGCGAGCGGGCATCGCTGTTCGGTGGCAGCGTCTCGGCGGGGCGAGCCGACGACGGCGGCTGGAAGGTGCAGACCAGGCTGCCGCTCCCGGCCCCACAGGAGCGTCACGCCCCCGCGCTCCCGGCTCCGTGA
- a CDS encoding enoyl-CoA hydratase/isomerase family protein, producing MGEFVRLEVDAERRVGTIRMDRPPMNAISDQVWLEIGDCAQEAADHPDVGAIVVWGGPKVFAAGADIKDFPDYDYQAMKAGGGVLQRSLDTLARVPLVTIAVVNGYALGGGCEVALACDFRFAADNAKLGQPEVLLGLIPGAGGTQRLPRLVGLSRAKELLFSGRMVDMVEAQQIGLVDQVHPADEVYDRAVEAAARYAAGPFALRLIKQAVEEGTEMPLDQGLRLEQSLFAEAFGTDDATTGIQSFLANGPGKAEFTGR from the coding sequence ATGGGAGAGTTCGTCCGACTCGAGGTCGACGCCGAGCGTCGTGTCGGCACGATCCGCATGGATCGTCCACCGATGAACGCGATCTCCGACCAGGTGTGGCTCGAGATCGGCGACTGCGCCCAGGAGGCCGCCGATCACCCCGACGTCGGTGCGATCGTGGTGTGGGGTGGTCCCAAGGTCTTCGCGGCAGGCGCCGACATCAAGGACTTCCCCGATTACGACTACCAGGCCATGAAGGCCGGTGGCGGCGTCCTGCAGCGTTCCCTCGACACGTTGGCGCGCGTGCCGCTGGTGACCATCGCCGTGGTCAACGGTTATGCGCTCGGCGGCGGCTGCGAGGTGGCGTTGGCGTGCGACTTCCGCTTCGCCGCCGACAACGCCAAGCTCGGCCAACCCGAGGTGCTGCTCGGGCTCATCCCCGGCGCCGGAGGGACCCAGCGACTCCCACGCCTCGTCGGCCTGTCCCGCGCCAAGGAGCTGCTGTTCTCCGGCCGCATGGTCGACATGGTCGAGGCCCAGCAGATCGGCCTGGTGGACCAGGTGCACCCCGCCGACGAGGTCTACGACCGCGCCGTCGAGGCCGCGGCCCGCTACGCCGCCGGCCCGTTCGCGCTGCGGCTGATCAAGCAGGCGGTCGAGGAGGGCACCGAGATGCCGCTCGACCAGGGTCTGCGGCTGGAACAGTCGCTGTTCGCCGAAGCGTTCGGCACCGACGACGCCACGACCGGTATCCAGTCGTTCCTCGCCAACGGCCCCGGCAAGGCGGAGTTCACCGGCCGGTGA
- a CDS encoding FadR/GntR family transcriptional regulator encodes MAAGTPPLADTPALRPVARTPLHEAIAERLLSHVVQSGLQVGDKLPGERELARRLGVSRTTVRQAIVVLQTQGILEVRHGGGTFVRELDPSSGPLAKVVDRRHRLTAVLEARRALEIPIAAHAATRRTSEDLAAISDGLELMRRQVEAGEIGLEGDGAFHGAVTAAAHNPVLAELMERLHEAVAETRGESLSQSGRPPRSLADHEAIAEAIADGDADRAAAAMRAHLDHVADLRLFELYPAAAPAQEADR; translated from the coding sequence ATGGCCGCGGGCACCCCCCCTCTCGCCGACACCCCGGCGTTGCGCCCGGTCGCGCGCACCCCTCTGCACGAGGCGATCGCCGAGCGGTTGCTCTCACACGTCGTGCAGTCTGGCCTCCAGGTGGGCGACAAGCTGCCAGGCGAGCGGGAACTGGCGCGTCGGCTCGGCGTGTCCCGTACCACCGTGCGTCAGGCCATCGTGGTACTGCAGACCCAGGGCATCCTGGAGGTCCGCCACGGCGGCGGCACCTTCGTGCGTGAACTCGATCCCTCCTCGGGGCCGTTGGCGAAGGTCGTCGACCGACGCCACCGACTCACCGCCGTCCTCGAGGCGCGGCGTGCCCTGGAGATCCCCATCGCCGCCCATGCGGCAACGCGCCGCACCTCGGAGGACCTGGCCGCGATCAGCGACGGCCTCGAACTGATGCGACGCCAGGTCGAGGCGGGCGAGATCGGGCTCGAGGGCGACGGCGCGTTCCACGGGGCCGTCACCGCGGCGGCACACAACCCCGTGCTCGCCGAGTTGATGGAGCGTCTGCACGAAGCCGTCGCCGAGACACGGGGCGAGTCGTTGTCGCAGTCGGGGCGGCCACCACGCTCCCTCGCCGACCACGAGGCGATCGCGGAGGCGATCGCCGACGGTGACGCCGACCGGGCCGCCGCGGCGATGCGCGCCCACCTCGACCACGTCGCCGACCTGCGGTTGTTCGAGCTCTACCCCGCGGCCGCACCGGCGCAGGAGGCCGACCGATGA
- a CDS encoding carboxyl transferase domain-containing protein, with protein MSTMTRIQLPRTLRREDLRPLPSAAAPATAAPDPLDFPGYADKLAGLAHLDESVAVGLATLAGQDVVVALGDFAFLGGSMGRVHGDRVAHAMAVALRHRLPFLAVTSSGGARMQEGMVSLVQMARLAEGVRRLRDVGLPVLAHFTHPTTGGVHASYGALADVVVADDGATIGFAGPRVVEAFTGDAVGEDSHTAASALRSGLVDVVAAEGDAPLYLDAWVDLLHPALRHGPLPAAEHVEEPVVEHEAWQAVRAARRPDRPSARDLLAHVFDAHLELRGDRAGADDDAVVTAVARLGRRRVVVLGFDRRGAAGEPGRRPGQPTAAGFRKLRRAAELAERWGLPLVSFIDTPGADPSPDSDRAGLAAAIAETFVAVLAVRTPTVAVVTGEGGSGGALAIGACDRLLMQDDAVFEVIAPEGAASILHRDPTRAEEVAPLLRPTASDLRRLEICDRVVPGPTTYDPHTAVTALRAELAATIADLDAAPDRLAMRQRRYGA; from the coding sequence ATGAGCACCATGACCCGGATCCAGCTGCCGCGCACCCTGCGACGCGAGGACCTGCGCCCGCTGCCGTCGGCCGCCGCCCCCGCCACGGCGGCACCCGATCCCCTCGACTTCCCCGGCTACGCGGACAAGCTCGCCGGTCTGGCCCACCTCGACGAGTCGGTCGCCGTCGGCCTCGCGACGCTGGCCGGCCAGGACGTCGTCGTCGCCCTCGGGGACTTCGCCTTCCTCGGCGGGTCCATGGGCCGGGTCCACGGCGACCGGGTCGCGCACGCCATGGCCGTGGCCCTGCGACACCGCCTGCCGTTCCTGGCGGTCACCTCCTCGGGCGGCGCCCGTATGCAGGAGGGCATGGTCTCGCTGGTACAGATGGCCCGCCTCGCCGAGGGTGTCCGCCGCCTCCGCGATGTCGGACTTCCCGTGCTCGCCCACTTCACCCACCCGACCACCGGTGGCGTGCACGCGTCCTACGGTGCGCTCGCCGACGTCGTGGTCGCCGACGACGGCGCCACCATCGGTTTCGCCGGCCCCCGGGTGGTCGAGGCGTTCACCGGCGACGCCGTCGGCGAGGACAGCCACACCGCCGCGAGCGCCCTGCGCAGCGGGCTGGTCGACGTGGTCGCAGCCGAGGGCGACGCCCCGCTGTACCTCGACGCCTGGGTGGACCTGCTGCACCCGGCGCTGCGGCACGGACCACTGCCGGCCGCCGAACACGTCGAGGAACCCGTCGTCGAGCACGAGGCCTGGCAGGCGGTCCGCGCCGCCCGCCGTCCCGACCGCCCCTCGGCGCGCGACCTGCTCGCGCACGTCTTCGACGCCCACCTCGAACTCCGCGGCGACCGGGCCGGTGCCGACGACGACGCGGTCGTGACCGCGGTGGCACGTCTCGGCCGTCGGCGGGTCGTGGTGCTCGGGTTCGACCGTCGTGGCGCCGCCGGCGAACCCGGCCGGCGACCGGGTCAGCCCACCGCTGCCGGTTTCCGCAAGCTGCGGCGTGCCGCCGAACTCGCCGAGCGGTGGGGGCTGCCGCTGGTCAGCTTCATCGACACGCCCGGTGCGGACCCCTCGCCCGACTCGGACCGGGCCGGCCTGGCCGCCGCCATCGCCGAGACCTTCGTGGCCGTGCTGGCGGTGCGCACCCCGACCGTCGCCGTGGTCACGGGCGAGGGTGGCTCCGGCGGCGCGCTGGCCATCGGGGCCTGCGACCGGCTGCTGATGCAGGACGACGCCGTCTTCGAGGTCATCGCTCCGGAAGGCGCCGCGTCGATCCTCCATCGCGATCCGACCCGCGCCGAGGAGGTCGCGCCCCTGCTGCGGCCGACCGCGTCGGACCTGCGGCGGCTCGAAATCTGCGATCGCGTCGTGCCCGGCCCGACCACCTACGACCCGCACACCGCGGTCACGGCCCTGCGGGCGGAGCTGGCCGCCACCATCGCCGACCTCGACGCGGCACCCGACCGGCTGGCCATGCGGCAGCGTCGCTACGGCGCCTGA
- a CDS encoding SGNH/GDSL hydrolase family protein codes for MVSSRSLLPALLVGALLVTGCDRDDAPDAPGAAPADLDAPAGDDVPDQEGTPAPDPTAGPEVAPDSGDAMTYVALGDSLATGAGATTSYVEEYAEGLRTRTGVDVELTNFAIDGWTSQDLLTSLYDDEGVRAAVADADLVSLDIGGNDLLRALPLFLSDRCGGDDGLQCFRDATDGFEERWGEILDELLDLRGGDATGIVTLDLYLPFVGDERLADDLERLRPSLDAVNATIASAADARDIPVAQVHTAFHGEDGQGDPEDDFLISVDGIHPSNAGHRLIAEELLALGVAWAHTD; via the coding sequence ATGGTGTCCTCCCGCTCGCTCTTGCCCGCCCTGCTCGTCGGCGCGTTGCTCGTCACGGGCTGTGACCGCGACGACGCCCCGGACGCACCCGGCGCCGCACCGGCCGACCTCGACGCGCCAGCCGGTGACGATGTGCCCGACCAGGAGGGGACGCCGGCGCCGGACCCCACGGCCGGTCCCGAGGTCGCCCCTGATTCGGGCGACGCGATGACCTATGTCGCGCTCGGCGACTCGCTGGCCACCGGTGCCGGGGCGACCACGTCGTACGTCGAGGAATACGCCGAGGGCCTGCGCACCCGGACCGGCGTGGACGTCGAGCTCACCAACTTCGCGATCGACGGCTGGACCAGCCAGGATCTGCTGACCTCGCTGTACGACGACGAGGGGGTGCGCGCGGCGGTCGCTGACGCCGACCTCGTCTCGCTCGACATCGGCGGCAACGACCTGCTGCGCGCGCTGCCGCTGTTCCTGTCCGACCGCTGCGGAGGCGATGACGGGCTGCAGTGCTTTCGTGACGCCACCGACGGCTTCGAGGAGCGCTGGGGCGAGATCCTCGACGAACTGCTCGACCTGCGCGGCGGCGATGCGACCGGCATCGTGACCCTCGACCTGTACCTGCCGTTCGTCGGCGACGAGCGACTTGCCGACGACCTGGAGCGTCTGCGCCCGTCACTGGATGCCGTCAACGCCACCATCGCCTCGGCGGCGGACGCCCGCGACATCCCGGTCGCGCAGGTCCACACCGCCTTCCACGGCGAGGACGGACAGGGCGATCCGGAGGACGACTTCCTGATCTCGGTCGACGGAATCCATCCGAGCAACGCCGGCCACCGCCTGATCGCCGAGGAACTCCTGGCGCTGGGCGTGGCGTGGGCGCACACCGACTGA
- a CDS encoding maleylpyruvate isomerase family mycothiol-dependent enzyme, giving the protein MDHDDYLDVLADETARFARIATTAPMSASVPSCPEWTTADLLWHLAEVQYFWARIAGEVADPEQVPDLARPADEHLMAVLEEQTLSLLHALRSRRPEEWCWSWDERGESIGWVARRQAHEALIHRVDAELVAGTEVGGCPAPLAADGVDEMLRVFLDGVPSWGSFDPDDRTARLVASDTGDIWSVVFGRFRGTSPHSGTTYDDDALTVVEDRADAEATVTGSAWDLDRWLWGRVDASGLTVEGDRALADRLRKLASIE; this is encoded by the coding sequence ATGGACCACGACGACTACCTCGACGTGCTCGCGGACGAAACGGCGCGCTTCGCGCGGATCGCCACGACCGCCCCGATGTCCGCGTCCGTGCCTTCGTGCCCGGAGTGGACCACGGCCGACCTGCTGTGGCACCTCGCCGAGGTGCAGTACTTCTGGGCCCGCATCGCCGGCGAGGTCGCCGACCCCGAGCAGGTGCCCGACCTCGCCCGACCGGCGGACGAACACCTCATGGCCGTGCTCGAGGAGCAGACGCTGAGCCTGCTGCACGCCCTACGCAGCCGCCGACCCGAGGAGTGGTGCTGGTCCTGGGACGAGCGCGGCGAGTCCATCGGTTGGGTGGCGCGGCGACAGGCACACGAGGCGCTGATCCACCGGGTCGACGCCGAACTCGTCGCCGGAACGGAGGTCGGCGGATGTCCCGCGCCGCTGGCCGCCGACGGCGTCGACGAGATGCTGCGGGTGTTCCTCGACGGTGTCCCGAGCTGGGGCTCCTTCGACCCGGACGACCGCACCGCCCGCCTGGTCGCCTCGGACACCGGGGACATCTGGTCGGTGGTGTTCGGACGCTTCCGTGGGACCTCGCCCCACTCGGGCACCACCTACGACGACGACGCGCTGACCGTCGTCGAGGATCGCGCGGACGCCGAGGCCACCGTCACCGGCTCGGCGTGGGACCTCGACCGTTGGTTGTGGGGGCGCGTCGACGCGTCCGGACTGACCGTCGAGGGCGACCGGGCGCTCGCGGACCGCCTGCGGAAGCTCGCATCGATCGAGTGA
- a CDS encoding VWA domain-containing protein, with the protein MSGPRRLLDDGAAHVAALAAGLRREGVAVGTGQATACAAALAGIDPEDLEARYWAGRVALCSRRDHVPVYDRVFAEVVAGGGSPLPSLVAEASHPGIDAGSDRSGGAAPDDDLVAGGFAMVEERLRHRRFDRLAEHERHQVDRLVDALRVSIPARRTRRRMPGAGEEFDLSRTLERAMRFEGEVLEFERLTRRPRPRPLVVLLDVSGSMAAHARPLLRFAVAAGAGSHGRRARVEVFAFGTRLTRLTDALRTRDPDAALAEAAARVVDWDGGTRIAASVDRLVRTWGRRGVLRGAVVVVCSDGLERGDPQRLGRSVARLRRSVHRLVWVNPLAGDPRYAPTQRGMAAALPHVDAFLPGHDLGSLEDLVDVLARLR; encoded by the coding sequence GTGAGCGGTCCACGTCGGTTGCTCGACGATGGCGCCGCGCACGTCGCGGCGCTGGCGGCCGGTCTGCGCCGCGAAGGGGTCGCCGTGGGGACGGGCCAGGCGACCGCGTGCGCTGCGGCCCTCGCCGGCATCGACCCCGAGGACCTCGAGGCCCGCTACTGGGCCGGCCGGGTCGCCCTGTGTTCCAGGCGCGACCACGTTCCGGTCTACGACCGTGTTTTCGCCGAGGTGGTGGCTGGTGGGGGTTCGCCGCTGCCGTCGCTGGTGGCCGAGGCGTCGCATCCCGGCATCGATGCCGGCTCGGACCGCTCCGGTGGCGCCGCCCCCGACGACGACCTGGTCGCTGGCGGGTTCGCCATGGTCGAGGAGCGCCTGCGTCACCGCCGCTTCGACCGGCTGGCGGAGCACGAACGCCACCAGGTGGACCGGCTGGTCGACGCCCTGCGGGTGTCGATCCCGGCACGACGCACCCGGCGCCGGATGCCGGGAGCGGGGGAGGAGTTCGACCTGTCACGCACCCTGGAGCGGGCCATGCGGTTCGAGGGTGAGGTGCTGGAGTTCGAACGGCTCACGCGTCGGCCACGTCCGCGGCCGCTGGTGGTGCTCCTCGACGTGTCCGGGTCGATGGCCGCCCACGCCCGCCCGTTGCTGCGGTTCGCCGTCGCGGCCGGTGCCGGGTCGCACGGCCGCCGGGCACGCGTCGAGGTGTTCGCCTTCGGGACGCGGCTGACCCGACTCACCGACGCGCTCCGTACCCGTGACCCCGATGCAGCACTGGCCGAGGCCGCCGCGAGGGTCGTGGACTGGGACGGCGGGACGCGCATCGCCGCCAGCGTCGACCGGCTGGTGCGAACGTGGGGCCGTCGCGGGGTGCTGCGAGGTGCCGTGGTGGTGGTGTGCTCCGACGGACTCGAACGCGGTGACCCGCAGCGACTCGGCCGTTCCGTCGCACGACTGCGCCGCAGCGTCCACCGACTCGTGTGGGTCAACCCGCTGGCGGGTGATCCGCGGTACGCGCCGACGCAACGGGGCATGGCAGCGGCGCTGCCGCACGTCGACGCGTTCCTGCCCGGACACGACCTCGGCAGTCTCGAGGACCTCGTCGACGTGCTCGCCCGCCTGCGCTGA
- a CDS encoding AAA family ATPase, which yields MARPEGPAELADALAQRAYLADRGLVTALHLAHRLGRPLLLEGDAGVGKTEAAKTMAEVLGARLVRLQCYEGIDRSQALYAWDHPRQLLHVRTLEASGERPDQHESELYTRRFLLPRPLLTALEAGDGAVLLVDEIDRADDEFEAFLLEILSDFQVSIPELGTITAARPPMVVLTSNRTRELSEALRRRCLYHWIDHPDVEREAAIVRARVPDVPDGLAQRVAGVVARLRALDLHKPPGVAETVDWARVAVDLGGHLDAEVAADTLGVVIKDRDDLATVRGVIDEVVGIEA from the coding sequence GTGGCACGACCCGAGGGACCGGCCGAGCTCGCCGACGCCCTGGCGCAGCGCGCCTATCTCGCCGACCGAGGGCTCGTCACGGCCCTGCACCTGGCGCACCGGTTGGGTCGTCCCCTGTTGCTCGAGGGTGATGCCGGCGTCGGCAAGACCGAGGCCGCCAAGACCATGGCGGAGGTGCTCGGGGCACGACTGGTGCGGCTGCAGTGCTACGAGGGGATCGACCGGTCGCAGGCGCTGTACGCCTGGGACCACCCGCGCCAGCTGCTCCACGTGCGGACCCTCGAGGCGTCGGGGGAGCGGCCGGACCAGCACGAAAGCGAGTTGTACACGCGCCGGTTCCTGCTGCCGCGGCCGCTGCTGACAGCGCTCGAAGCGGGGGACGGTGCGGTCCTGCTGGTCGACGAGATCGACCGTGCCGACGACGAGTTCGAAGCGTTCCTGCTGGAGATCCTCAGCGACTTCCAGGTCTCGATCCCCGAGTTGGGCACCATCACGGCGGCGCGGCCCCCGATGGTCGTGCTGACGTCGAACCGCACCCGCGAACTCTCCGAGGCGCTGCGACGTCGCTGCCTCTACCACTGGATCGACCACCCCGACGTCGAGCGCGAAGCGGCGATCGTGCGGGCGCGCGTGCCCGACGTGCCGGATGGACTCGCGCAGCGGGTCGCGGGCGTGGTGGCCCGGTTGCGGGCGCTGGACCTGCACAAGCCACCGGGTGTGGCTGAGACGGTCGACTGGGCCCGGGTGGCGGTCGACCTCGGCGGACACCTCGATGCCGAGGTGGCGGCGGACACGCTCGGCGTCGTGATCAAGGACCGCGACGACCTCGCCACGGTGCGCGGTGTGATCGACGAGGTGGTCGGGATCGAGGCGTGA